In Thermosynechococcus sichuanensis E542, a single genomic region encodes these proteins:
- the cydB gene encoding cytochrome d ubiquinol oxidase subunit II, with protein sequence MEPNPLAPLEHFLPQVWFFILGLFLFLYILLDGFDLGIGILSLTSSNEQRRNILMTSLGNVWDANETWLVLMGGSLFGAFPLAYATILNALYLPAVIMVVGLILRAVSFEFRENANNKGVWNLAFGIGSFLAALGQGFAVGTVFEGIKVDAAGHFAGGMWDWLTWHSVLVALTLIQGYVLIGSTYLIYKTTGELQQTHYRTATIAAWTTFIGAVLITISAPIFHEHLRAQLFQPPLFYVFATIPALGVLLVFLLLRSLQKREEVMPLVWTFLLFLMSFIGLGFVIFPNIIPPSVTIYEASASPSAQVFMLIFVAFLIPIMLAYNLYNYLVFRGKVVA encoded by the coding sequence ATGGAACCGAATCCCCTTGCTCCCTTAGAGCACTTCCTGCCTCAGGTGTGGTTTTTTATCCTTGGTCTATTCCTGTTTCTCTACATTCTGCTGGATGGGTTTGACCTTGGCATTGGCATTCTCTCCCTCACCAGTAGTAATGAACAGCGCCGCAATATCCTCATGACCAGCCTTGGCAATGTTTGGGATGCCAATGAGACGTGGTTGGTGCTGATGGGTGGATCACTCTTTGGTGCCTTTCCCTTGGCCTATGCCACAATCCTCAATGCCCTTTACCTACCTGCAGTGATTATGGTGGTGGGGTTGATTTTGCGGGCAGTCTCCTTTGAGTTTCGCGAGAATGCGAATAATAAAGGGGTCTGGAACCTTGCCTTTGGCATTGGCAGTTTCTTGGCCGCCTTGGGGCAGGGCTTTGCGGTGGGCACCGTTTTTGAGGGCATTAAAGTAGATGCCGCCGGTCACTTTGCAGGTGGCATGTGGGATTGGTTGACGTGGCACTCGGTGTTGGTGGCACTGACGTTGATTCAGGGCTATGTACTGATTGGGTCAACCTACCTGATTTACAAAACCACTGGCGAGTTGCAGCAAACCCACTATCGCACCGCCACAATTGCCGCTTGGACAACGTTTATTGGTGCTGTGTTGATCACCATTAGCGCCCCCATTTTCCATGAACACCTGCGTGCCCAACTGTTTCAGCCACCCCTATTTTATGTTTTTGCCACAATTCCAGCTCTCGGTGTGTTGCTCGTTTTTCTCTTGCTGCGCAGTTTACAAAAACGGGAAGAAGTCATGCCCTTGGTGTGGACGTTTTTACTGTTTCTGATGTCATTTATAGGCTTGGGCTTTGTCATTTTCCCGAACATCATTCCCCCCAGTGTCACAATCTATGAAGCCTCAGCCTCCCCCAGTGCCCAAGTCTTTATGCTCATTTTCGTCGCTTTCTTAATCCCGATTATGTTGGCTTATAACCTTTACAATTACCTTGTCTTTCGTGGCAAAGTTGTAGCCTAG
- a CDS encoding Tab2/Atab2 family RNA-binding protein, producing the protein MSCWQVDLYRRPLRTPSGLDLWELVICDPDENFYYTAFCPEPLVSSSWLATEFKSCGQPLPQRVQVFRPQSLGLVEVACQELNLPLEATRRTPALKHYLRQRAQEYQSLKTYTGEAYDPLAIEQPPPLPLPEDIWGDSWQFAAITPPDLEQLMQYPLRILAFDMAMLPASLGLAPETLLPGIILYGGRKSLKLARWFQEQVPYRLEFVSGQPCGVVLHSGLRDRWVFLTFENAEMAQAGELFRDRLRSTQGLHFFLIQPTPNDTTYTALWLLQPLE; encoded by the coding sequence ATGTCCTGTTGGCAAGTTGACCTTTACCGTCGGCCGTTGCGTACCCCCAGTGGCCTTGATCTGTGGGAACTCGTGATTTGTGACCCTGATGAGAATTTTTACTACACGGCTTTTTGCCCAGAACCCCTAGTGAGCAGTTCATGGCTGGCTACAGAGTTCAAAAGTTGTGGGCAGCCCCTACCACAGCGAGTACAGGTCTTTCGTCCCCAGAGTTTAGGACTGGTGGAAGTGGCCTGCCAAGAACTCAACCTTCCCCTCGAAGCAACCCGCCGCACCCCGGCGCTGAAGCACTACCTGCGCCAACGCGCTCAGGAGTATCAAAGCCTGAAAACCTACACAGGTGAAGCCTATGATCCGTTGGCGATTGAGCAGCCGCCGCCATTACCGCTGCCGGAGGATATTTGGGGAGACTCTTGGCAATTTGCAGCCATTACCCCCCCGGACTTGGAACAACTGATGCAGTATCCGCTGCGGATTCTTGCCTTTGATATGGCAATGTTGCCGGCGTCCCTAGGCTTGGCTCCCGAGACGTTGCTTCCGGGCATTATTCTCTACGGTGGTCGCAAGTCCCTCAAGCTGGCGCGGTGGTTTCAAGAGCAGGTGCCCTATCGCTTGGAGTTTGTGTCGGGGCAGCCCTGCGGGGTGGTGTTGCACAGTGGCTTGCGCGATCGCTGGGTCTTTTTGACGTTTGAGAATGCCGAGATGGCCCAAGCAGGAGAACTCTTTCGCGATCGCCTGCGATCTACTCAAGGCCTGCACTTTTTCCTCATCCAGCCCACCCCGAATGATACAACCTACACAGCGCTGTGGCTGCTTCAACCCCTTGAATAG
- a CDS encoding PstS family phosphate ABC transporter substrate-binding protein, which produces MSRNNNLLPLLVSFVFTCGLLGVGAVLAIRLLGNQNPLEQVTGNLGVPQSTPEVAGANFSDVSNVPNGTFQYGGSTTWAPIRRDVDPMIQAAWPNFRLRYTDPPTGTPGSGSGIRMLLNNQLAFSQSSRPLNAQERQQAQNQGMKLLELPVAIDGIAIAVNPNLQIPGLTVQQVIDIYTGKVSNWSQVGGPNLAITPFSRRLEDGGTVEFFVQDVLGNQPFSPKVVMVRDTTDALRRIAATPGGIYYASAPEIVGQCSVRPLPVGRQPNQYVPPYQEPYVDPAQCPQRRNTLNYRAFQDGSYPITRLLFVIAKDDNSPDAEAGHAYAALLLTDQGQTAIEKAGYVRLR; this is translated from the coding sequence ATGTCTCGCAACAATAACCTGCTTCCTTTACTTGTCTCCTTTGTCTTCACCTGTGGCCTGTTGGGGGTGGGGGCAGTGCTGGCGATTCGGTTACTGGGCAATCAGAACCCACTGGAACAGGTGACTGGAAACCTAGGGGTACCTCAAAGTACGCCGGAGGTGGCCGGTGCCAATTTCAGCGATGTCAGTAATGTTCCCAATGGTACATTCCAGTATGGCGGCAGTACGACGTGGGCACCGATTCGCCGTGATGTCGATCCCATGATTCAAGCAGCTTGGCCGAATTTTCGTCTGCGCTACACGGATCCACCCACAGGCACGCCGGGGTCGGGCAGTGGTATTCGCATGCTACTGAATAATCAACTGGCTTTTTCCCAGTCCTCTCGCCCCCTCAATGCGCAGGAGCGGCAGCAGGCGCAGAACCAAGGGATGAAATTACTGGAGTTGCCAGTGGCGATCGATGGCATCGCGATCGCCGTCAATCCCAACCTCCAGATACCCGGTCTCACTGTGCAACAAGTGATTGATATTTACACGGGCAAAGTGAGCAACTGGAGCCAAGTGGGCGGCCCAAATCTGGCCATTACCCCCTTTTCACGCCGGCTTGAAGATGGCGGAACGGTGGAATTTTTTGTTCAAGATGTCTTGGGCAACCAGCCATTCAGTCCGAAGGTGGTGATGGTGCGGGATACCACGGATGCTCTACGGCGCATTGCGGCAACTCCCGGCGGGATTTACTATGCCTCGGCACCAGAAATTGTTGGTCAGTGCAGTGTGCGCCCGCTGCCTGTGGGGCGGCAGCCCAATCAATACGTTCCGCCCTACCAGGAACCCTATGTGGATCCTGCGCAATGTCCGCAGCGACGCAATACGCTGAACTATCGAGCGTTTCAGGATGGCAGTTACCCCATCACCCGTCTCTTGTTTGTCATTGCCAAGGATGACAATAGTCCGGATGCCGAAGCCGGTCACGCCTATGCGGCACTGTTATTGACGGATCAGGGACAAACGGCCATTGAAAAAGCAGGCTACGTTCGCTTGCGTTAG
- a CDS encoding glycosyltransferase, whose protein sequence is MPENSWPENSFYNEADPLDELLSEWVEVPESPPLQPRSEGRRRKAFLALSLIWGSTIALHLIVGGIWLIYALTLLMSVQTLRYWRAKPQTLPALESTESVQPMVSLVVAAKNEEAVIGRLVNNLCRLDYPHYEVWIIDDNSSDRTPDILSELQKQYPHLKVLRRLPGAGGGKSGALNQVLPLTRGEIIGVFDADATVPQDLLQEVVNRFQVASVGAVQVRKAISNADINVLTQGQAAEMILDAYYQQQRVACGGMGELRGNGQFVRRQALERCGGWNEETITDDLDLSLKLHLHGWEIDVLMNPAVQEEGVTTLVALWHQRNRWGEGGYQSYLDYWQPLLRNRLGWQKSWDVFCWFLIKYAIPTATIPDLLMAMLRHRTPLLVPLTTLSFTISMVGMLRGIPQAQSVSIWQLFWQSLRGTLYMLHWLPVVSTTTLRMAVRAKRLKWVKTVHHGV, encoded by the coding sequence ATGCCGGAGAATTCCTGGCCCGAAAACAGTTTCTACAACGAGGCCGATCCCCTCGACGAACTCCTGTCGGAGTGGGTTGAGGTTCCAGAGAGTCCTCCATTACAACCGCGTTCTGAGGGTCGCCGTCGCAAGGCTTTCCTAGCGTTATCTCTGATTTGGGGGAGCACGATCGCCCTGCATCTCATTGTGGGCGGCATTTGGCTGATCTATGCCTTAACGCTCCTAATGAGTGTGCAAACGCTGCGCTATTGGCGAGCCAAGCCGCAAACGCTACCTGCATTAGAGTCCACAGAAAGTGTGCAGCCGATGGTGTCTTTGGTGGTGGCGGCAAAAAATGAAGAAGCGGTGATTGGTCGCCTAGTGAACAACCTCTGCCGCTTGGATTATCCCCACTACGAGGTGTGGATTATTGATGACAACAGTAGCGATCGAACCCCCGATATTTTGAGTGAACTACAAAAGCAGTATCCTCACCTCAAGGTGCTGCGGCGGCTGCCGGGGGCGGGGGGCGGCAAATCCGGTGCCCTCAATCAAGTCCTGCCCCTGACTCGGGGAGAAATTATTGGCGTCTTTGATGCCGATGCCACGGTACCCCAAGACTTACTGCAAGAGGTGGTTAACCGCTTTCAGGTGGCCAGTGTTGGCGCGGTGCAAGTGCGCAAAGCGATTAGTAATGCCGACATCAATGTGCTGACCCAAGGCCAAGCGGCAGAAATGATTCTCGATGCCTACTATCAACAGCAGCGGGTTGCCTGTGGTGGCATGGGAGAACTGCGGGGCAATGGCCAATTTGTGCGACGGCAAGCCCTAGAGCGCTGTGGCGGCTGGAATGAAGAAACCATTACTGACGATCTGGATCTCAGCCTGAAGCTGCATCTCCACGGTTGGGAGATTGATGTGCTGATGAATCCAGCGGTACAGGAAGAGGGGGTAACTACCCTAGTGGCGCTTTGGCACCAACGCAATCGCTGGGGCGAGGGGGGCTACCAAAGCTATCTCGACTACTGGCAACCTCTGCTGCGCAATCGCCTTGGCTGGCAAAAAAGCTGGGATGTTTTCTGCTGGTTTTTGATCAAATACGCCATTCCTACGGCCACAATTCCCGATTTGCTGATGGCCATGCTACGCCACCGTACCCCTCTACTGGTGCCCTTGACAACCCTAAGCTTTACGATTTCCATGGTGGGGATGTTGCGGGGCATTCCTCAGGCTCAATCGGTGAGCATCTGGCAACTCTTTTGGCAGAGTTTGCGGGGAACCCTCTATATGCTTCATTGGCTGCCGGTGGTGAGTACGACCACGCTGCGCATGGCGGTACGGGCAAAGCGGCTCAAGTGGGTAAAGACCGTGCACCACGGGGTTTAG
- a CDS encoding radical SAM protein, giving the protein MRPLVANYYLTYRCNARCHFCDIWALEPGKEADFSAIQTNLRDLKRLGVKYVDFTGGEPLLRADAPAIYREAKRLGFMTSMTTNTILYPRRAKEIQGLVDFLNFSLDGPDAATHDQSRGVKIFDTLVESVKIALELGEYPVLNHTVTAQNYERIGEVAEFAQSLGVRVWLNPAFTAHEHYNDKKNPTPEIADRIEQTAKKYNNVGYNKAALALIRAGGNNTQNPRCKAVDAVIAISPNDELLLPCYHFAQKGVPINGRLYELYKSSEVVEEYRRSQGRLSVCEGCTVWCYLIPSFFKGVDKYWFLNQVTYAGEFLARKQFLQRGRSPRRTPVGVG; this is encoded by the coding sequence ATGCGTCCACTGGTTGCTAACTACTACCTGACCTACCGCTGTAACGCCCGCTGCCACTTTTGCGACATTTGGGCACTGGAGCCGGGCAAAGAAGCTGATTTTAGCGCCATCCAAACCAATCTCCGCGATTTGAAACGTTTGGGCGTGAAATATGTGGACTTTACGGGGGGCGAACCGCTGCTGCGTGCCGATGCTCCAGCCATCTACCGTGAAGCCAAGCGTCTCGGTTTCATGACCAGCATGACGACAAACACGATTCTCTATCCCCGCCGTGCCAAGGAAATTCAGGGTTTGGTAGATTTCTTGAATTTCTCCCTCGATGGGCCTGATGCCGCCACCCATGATCAGTCGCGGGGCGTGAAAATTTTTGACACGCTGGTGGAGTCCGTCAAAATTGCCCTTGAGCTTGGTGAATATCCAGTGCTCAATCACACCGTCACTGCCCAAAATTATGAACGGATTGGCGAGGTGGCTGAATTTGCCCAAAGTCTAGGGGTACGGGTTTGGCTAAACCCCGCTTTTACCGCCCATGAACACTACAACGACAAGAAGAACCCCACCCCTGAAATTGCTGATCGCATTGAACAAACGGCGAAGAAGTATAACAATGTTGGTTACAATAAGGCAGCATTAGCCCTCATCCGTGCGGGGGGAAACAATACCCAAAATCCCCGTTGCAAGGCGGTGGATGCTGTGATTGCCATTTCCCCCAATGATGAGTTGCTGCTACCGTGCTACCACTTTGCGCAGAAGGGAGTCCCCATCAACGGTCGCCTGTACGAACTGTACAAGTCCTCCGAGGTGGTAGAGGAGTATCGTCGCTCCCAAGGCCGACTCTCCGTCTGCGAAGGCTGCACAGTGTGGTGTTATCTCATTCCCAGTTTCTTTAAGGGAGTAGATAAGTACTGGTTTCTCAATCAGGTGACCTATGCCGGAGAATTCCTGGCCCGAAAACAGTTTCTACAACGAGGCCGATCCCCTCGACGAACTCCTGTCGGAGTGGGTTGA
- a CDS encoding Mo-dependent nitrogenase C-terminal domain-containing protein — MRNCEDSPMNQLLAQRTPTSLMTKIRQWLMTYPITTPAIAHRICRLIPAQCPFARTLSLFGWPVITIPPLCKLNPFYEEVVMLRLRALTYLSDVCQEDISQYV, encoded by the coding sequence ATGCGCAATTGTGAGGATAGCCCCATGAATCAACTCCTTGCCCAACGCACACCTACTTCTTTAATGACCAAAATCCGTCAGTGGTTAATGACTTATCCGATCACAACGCCAGCGATCGCCCACCGCATTTGCCGCCTTATTCCAGCCCAATGCCCCTTTGCCCGCACCCTCTCCCTCTTTGGTTGGCCAGTAATCACCATTCCCCCCCTGTGTAAACTCAATCCCTTTTATGAGGAGGTCGTGATGCTGCGGTTGCGTGCCCTCACCTACCTCAGCGATGTTTGCCAAGAGGACATCAGCCAATACGTCTAG
- the secA gene encoding preprotein translocase subunit SecA — translation MLKALFGDPNQRKVKKYQPLVVEINLLEDQIQPLSDSELQGKTAEFRQRLDNGETLDDLLPEAFAVVREASRRVLGMRHFDVQLIGGMILHDGQIAEMKTGEGKTLVATLPAYLNALTGKGVHIVTVNDYLARRDAEWMGQVHRFLGLTVGLIQQQMAPQERQKSYACDITYATNSEIGFDYLRDNMATSMAEVVQRPFNYCIIDEVDSVLIDEARTPLIISGQVERPTEKYLKAAEVARLLKRDEHYEVDEKARNVLMTDEGFIEAEKLLGVSDLYDPQDPWAHYIFNAIKAKELFQRDVNYIVRNGEVVIVDEFTGRVMVGRRWSDGLHQAIEAKEGLEIQNESQTLATITYQNLFLLYPKLAGMTGTAKTEEAEFEKIYKLEVTVVPTNRPSQRRDFPDVVYKTERGKWLAVASECAEVHATGRPVLVGTTSVEKSELLSQLLREQGIPHNLLNAKPENVEREAEIIAQAGRKGAVTISTNMAGRGTDIILGGNADYMARLKVREYFMPRIVMPPSDDPMMLLGLKMDRGGGQGFSQAAQKNWKASPGLFPCEISKDAEKLLRHAVDVAVKTYGERSLPELQAEDMLAIASEKAPTQDPVIQALRDAFNRIREEYEVVTKKEHEEVVALGGLHVIGTERHESRRIDNQLRGRAGRQGDPGSTRFFLSLEDNLLRIFGGDRVASIMNALRVDEDMPIESGLLTRSLENAQRKVETYYYDIRKQVFEYDEVMNNQRRAIYAERRRVLEGEDLKDRVLEYAEKTMDDIIAAYVNPDLPPEEWDLEGLVAKVQEFVYLLSDLRPEHLAHLSVPEMQAFLHEQVRTAYEQKEAEIERIQTGLMRQAERFFILQQIDLLWREHLQQMDALRESVGLRGYGQEDPLVEYKREGYELFLDMMVAIRRNVVYSLFQFQPQVAPPPEEVPSSSDQA, via the coding sequence ATGCTGAAAGCCCTATTTGGCGATCCCAATCAGCGCAAGGTTAAAAAGTATCAACCCCTTGTGGTCGAGATCAACCTGCTGGAGGACCAAATTCAGCCCCTAAGCGATAGTGAGCTACAGGGGAAAACGGCTGAGTTTCGGCAGCGACTTGACAACGGCGAGACCCTCGATGATTTGCTGCCCGAGGCTTTTGCGGTGGTGCGTGAGGCTTCACGACGGGTACTGGGGATGCGCCACTTTGATGTCCAGCTCATTGGTGGCATGATTCTCCACGATGGCCAGATTGCCGAAATGAAAACGGGGGAAGGAAAAACCCTCGTGGCCACGTTGCCCGCATACCTCAATGCCCTAACTGGCAAAGGGGTGCACATTGTTACGGTCAACGACTATCTGGCACGGCGGGATGCGGAATGGATGGGGCAGGTACATCGCTTTTTGGGTCTGACGGTCGGGCTGATTCAGCAGCAAATGGCCCCCCAAGAGCGGCAGAAAAGCTATGCCTGCGATATCACCTATGCCACCAATAGCGAAATTGGCTTTGACTACCTGCGGGACAATATGGCCACGTCCATGGCCGAGGTGGTGCAGCGTCCCTTCAATTACTGCATCATTGACGAGGTGGATTCGGTACTGATTGACGAAGCCCGCACGCCCCTAATTATTTCCGGTCAAGTGGAGCGTCCCACCGAGAAGTACCTCAAGGCGGCTGAGGTCGCCCGTCTCCTGAAAAGGGACGAACACTACGAGGTGGATGAAAAAGCCCGCAATGTGCTGATGACCGATGAAGGGTTTATTGAGGCGGAGAAACTGCTAGGGGTAAGCGATCTCTATGACCCCCAAGACCCTTGGGCACACTATATCTTTAATGCCATCAAGGCCAAGGAACTTTTCCAACGGGATGTGAACTACATCGTCCGCAATGGTGAAGTGGTAATTGTGGATGAATTCACCGGGCGAGTCATGGTGGGTCGCCGCTGGAGTGATGGCCTGCATCAGGCGATCGAAGCCAAAGAGGGTCTTGAAATTCAAAATGAGTCCCAAACCCTTGCCACAATTACCTACCAAAATCTCTTTTTGCTCTATCCAAAGTTGGCGGGGATGACGGGGACCGCCAAGACCGAGGAGGCGGAATTCGAGAAAATCTACAAACTAGAAGTGACGGTGGTGCCCACCAATCGCCCCAGTCAACGGCGAGATTTTCCCGATGTGGTCTATAAAACGGAGCGGGGTAAATGGCTGGCCGTGGCCTCTGAATGTGCGGAGGTTCACGCTACAGGACGGCCAGTGCTAGTGGGGACAACGAGTGTGGAAAAGTCGGAGCTATTGTCCCAACTGCTGCGAGAGCAGGGAATTCCCCACAACCTGCTGAATGCCAAGCCCGAAAATGTAGAGCGGGAAGCGGAAATCATTGCCCAAGCTGGTCGCAAGGGAGCAGTAACGATCTCAACCAACATGGCAGGCCGAGGCACCGACATTATCCTAGGGGGGAATGCCGACTATATGGCACGCCTAAAGGTGCGGGAATACTTTATGCCTCGCATTGTCATGCCCCCCAGTGATGACCCGATGATGCTGTTGGGGCTGAAAATGGATCGCGGGGGTGGCCAAGGCTTTAGTCAGGCGGCACAGAAAAACTGGAAGGCTTCACCGGGACTCTTTCCCTGTGAAATTAGTAAGGATGCGGAAAAGCTGCTGCGCCATGCGGTGGATGTGGCGGTCAAGACCTATGGTGAGCGCAGTCTGCCGGAGTTGCAGGCGGAGGATATGCTGGCGATCGCCTCGGAGAAAGCCCCGACCCAAGACCCCGTGATTCAAGCCCTGCGGGATGCCTTTAACCGCATCCGCGAAGAATATGAGGTGGTCACCAAGAAAGAACATGAAGAAGTGGTGGCCCTCGGTGGTTTACACGTGATTGGTACCGAACGCCATGAATCGCGGCGGATTGATAACCAGTTGCGAGGACGGGCAGGACGCCAAGGCGACCCCGGATCAACGCGCTTTTTCCTAAGTTTGGAGGATAATCTGCTGCGCATCTTTGGGGGCGATCGCGTGGCCAGCATTATGAATGCCCTGCGGGTTGACGAGGATATGCCCATTGAGTCGGGACTCCTCACGCGTAGCTTGGAAAATGCCCAGCGCAAGGTGGAAACCTACTACTACGACATCCGCAAGCAGGTCTTTGAATACGACGAAGTGATGAATAACCAGCGGCGGGCTATCTATGCGGAGCGGCGACGGGTGCTGGAAGGAGAAGACCTCAAGGATCGGGTGCTGGAGTACGCCGAAAAAACCATGGATGACATTATTGCCGCCTATGTCAACCCCGATCTGCCGCCAGAAGAGTGGGATTTAGAGGGCTTGGTGGCTAAGGTGCAGGAATTTGTCTATTTGCTGTCGGATCTGCGCCCTGAGCATCTGGCCCATCTGAGCGTACCGGAGATGCAGGCCTTTTTGCATGAGCAAGTGCGCACCGCCTATGAGCAAAAAGAAGCAGAAATCGAGCGTATTCAAACCGGTTTAATGCGGCAAGCGGAGCGGTTCTTTATCCTTCAACAAATTGACCTGCTGTGGCGGGAGCACCTGCAACAGATGGATGCCCTGCGGGAGTCGGTCGGCCTACGGGGCTATGGCCAAGAGGATCCCCTTGTGGAGTACAAACGGGAGGGCTATGAACTGTTTCTGGACATGATGGTGGCCATTCGCCGCAATGTGGTGTATTCCCTCTTCCAGTTTCAGCCGCAAGTGGCACCGCCCCCAGAGGAAGTGCCCTCCTCCTCGGATCAGGCTTAG
- a CDS encoding phosphodiester glycosidase family protein, translated as MFARLASLSVGSGIAVAIASSSINIALAQEIEGDRLNLNGRDYPVAWQQWRDNQNRVRTGISDGGLANRFGVLLGDTTDPFQQPVAWFQPQFSPLAVRFSPNGMYRYLDITPWIEQYQWQVQPQGNTLQISTPPARILSWRQGRQPWGDRWVFELDRPTPWQINRLTFSRTGLTPRDLSLTIEASGQLATIPNVKITATPNRTVLETQIPGTARPVASMLLSPPRLVIDFRSDAPPPRTIQWAPGLRWQRQTVTLGSRQFPVDLLIINPRQPGLRLRPLGIAPTTLVGLATVPELAQRWQAAAAINAGFFNRDRQAPLGAIRSEGNWLSGPILNRGAIGWDDRGQIVVGRLSLQQRVRTPTATVPIVTFNSGYVQGGLALYTPSWGASYQGKTGSEVVITVRNQQVVGQQPINNNQAVPIPADGFLLVARNFNSILANFPLGASVELETMAMPAAFNSIPNIVGAGPLLVDQGRVVLNVALEQFGAGLDAQAAPRSAMGNRSDGSIVWVTTHNRVGGMGPTLAEWAQIVRQLGLINAVNLDGGSSTALYIGGVLVDRHSVTTTRVNNAIGVFWQPTP; from the coding sequence GTGTTTGCAAGATTGGCTTCTCTGTCTGTCGGCAGTGGCATTGCGGTTGCGATCGCTAGCTCAAGCATAAATATCGCGCTAGCTCAAGAGATTGAAGGCGATCGCCTGAACCTAAATGGCCGCGACTATCCCGTGGCTTGGCAGCAGTGGCGTGATAACCAAAATCGAGTGCGCACTGGCATTAGTGATGGGGGGCTTGCCAATCGCTTCGGTGTTCTTCTGGGGGATACCACGGATCCTTTTCAGCAGCCAGTGGCGTGGTTTCAGCCGCAATTTAGCCCCTTGGCAGTGCGCTTTAGCCCTAACGGTATGTACCGCTACCTAGACATTACACCGTGGATTGAGCAATATCAGTGGCAGGTGCAACCCCAAGGCAATACGCTCCAGATCAGTACCCCCCCGGCACGGATTCTCAGTTGGCGGCAGGGACGCCAACCTTGGGGCGATCGCTGGGTCTTTGAATTGGACCGCCCCACCCCTTGGCAAATCAATCGGCTCACCTTTAGCCGCACTGGTCTTACTCCCCGCGATCTGAGCCTAACCATTGAAGCCAGCGGCCAGTTGGCCACCATTCCCAACGTTAAAATTACGGCTACCCCCAATCGCACGGTTCTGGAAACACAAATTCCCGGCACCGCTCGCCCCGTGGCCTCGATGCTGCTCAGCCCACCCCGTCTGGTGATTGATTTTCGCAGTGATGCGCCCCCACCACGCACAATTCAATGGGCACCGGGACTGCGTTGGCAACGGCAAACCGTTACCCTTGGTAGCCGTCAGTTCCCTGTAGATCTGCTCATCATCAACCCCCGGCAGCCGGGGCTGCGTCTGCGTCCCCTTGGCATTGCTCCCACAACTCTGGTGGGCTTAGCAACCGTGCCTGAACTGGCTCAACGCTGGCAAGCAGCAGCCGCCATTAATGCTGGATTCTTTAATCGCGATCGCCAAGCTCCCTTGGGGGCAATTCGCAGTGAGGGCAACTGGCTCTCAGGCCCGATTCTCAATCGCGGTGCTATTGGCTGGGACGATCGCGGTCAAATCGTTGTTGGTCGCCTTAGTTTGCAACAGCGGGTGAGGACGCCCACCGCTACAGTGCCCATTGTCACCTTCAATTCTGGCTATGTCCAAGGCGGTCTTGCCCTCTATACCCCCAGTTGGGGCGCCAGTTACCAAGGCAAAACGGGTAGCGAAGTAGTAATTACGGTGCGCAATCAGCAGGTGGTGGGGCAGCAACCCATCAATAACAATCAAGCGGTTCCTATTCCCGCGGATGGTTTCCTACTCGTGGCGCGTAACTTTAATTCCATCTTGGCAAACTTCCCCCTAGGAGCGTCAGTGGAACTGGAAACTATGGCTATGCCCGCTGCCTTTAATAGCATTCCCAATATTGTTGGTGCCGGTCCCCTACTGGTGGATCAGGGACGAGTGGTTTTGAATGTGGCACTGGAGCAATTTGGGGCGGGTTTGGATGCGCAGGCAGCCCCCCGCAGTGCCATGGGCAATCGCAGTGATGGCAGTATTGTCTGGGTCACCACCCACAACCGTGTAGGCGGTATGGGACCCACCCTCGCAGAATGGGCACAAATTGTCCGCCAGTTGGGCTTGATCAATGCTGTGAATTTGGATGGTGGCAGTTCAACCGCCCTGTATATTGGTGGGGTCTTGGTGGATCGCCATTCGGTGACAACAACACGGGTCAATAATGCCATTGGTGTCTTTTGGCAGCCAACCCCCTAG